In Spartobacteria bacterium, the genomic stretch TGCCGGCTCATTCTGTTCACATCAATTTCCTGAATACGTTTGATAATACGGTTGTAGGCACTTTCTATGGTCGTTCTGCTCTGTTGTAGCAGCTGATACTCTGAATTCAGTTCCGCCATGCGAAACACTTCCAGCTTATGCTCATTCAAGGCCTCTCTTGCCAGACGCTCTTCTTCTATTGCCTGATTATATTGTATGCCCAGTGACTGCAAAATAGATGATGCCTCAAAGGCAATTTTCATCTGAAGGGTTTGCATTTCATTGCGAAGGGCGGCCAGCTGCGGATGACTCTCACCCAGTCGTTCCTGCTTCTGCGAATATTCTGTTTCCAACCGCGCTAAATCAATTTTTAGCGAGCGAATAACGGGTGAATCAATAACATCAGGCAGGCTGTCGACCGACACCCCTTCTTCCACTGCGTGATCTGCCGACTGTTTTTTAGCCTGCAGCCCCATCCGCAGCGGTTCTATCTTAGTCAGATTGCGGCTCAGATCCTGAAGACGCTCGATGATAATATTCTGCGTTTTCTCAAAAGAAACCACATTATTTTTTACCATAAAATCCTGTAAAGCACGCGTTGATACATCCAGATCCTGCCGAAGCGAATCAGCCTGGCGCCGCAACTCTTCAATCCCCTCTTCTGAAATGCCCTGACGGCGTTTACGAGTTTCGTCAAGATAAGATTCAATTACGGCATTCACAATGCGGGCGGCGTACACAGGATTGGGATGACTGATCGATACATCTATAAGCGACGTTCGTCTTAAGATGCTTATTTCCAATGAGTCCGCCAGTGCTTTAACCGGATTTTTCATTTCACCGAAAACTGGATCATTGGCCAAATTCGCTTTAACAAAGGTAGCTTCCAACACAGGCTGAGACTTCAGCAGCTCCGCCTGCGTGTTCATAAATTCCGCCTGCTGCGACATGCGACCATCCTCCATCGCATCCTGCATCCCCGTCAGGTTTACCGAAGAGGCTTCAACAAGCACGCGGCTCGTCGCCTCATAAAGAGGCGTACGAGTCCACGTATAAATAATACCCAGGATAAGTATAATGCTGAATACTGCAATGACCATGGGAAGTCTGCGCAGAACAATGCCTACATAATCCCAGAGATGAATCTCTGATTCATCTCCACCTGCCTGCTGAAAATCGACATCGTCCTGATCCATCTGATTCATTAATTTATCCTGCTATCCTTTTAAATATTAATCACTTACAAAAGCACCAAACTGGGATCAATTATCATCCAAGCGGTAAGTAAATGTGAAGACACCTCTAAATACATCCCATGCTTCAGCCATAACGAACTTGCCACCCGACTGCGGCACATGGATAACGTCATCCTGATGAACGAAAATGTTAGGAGCTTCGCCACGTTCAATTGCTGTAATACTGACAGGTATGCGCTGTTCGTTTCCATTGTCGAAACGACGGATAATGTAACATCCGCTTTGATCCGCATCCCACTGCAGACCGCCGGCAAGGGCCACGGCTTCAAGAATGCGCAGCGATCTTGAAATCGTATATCCGCCCGGGTTTGCGACTTTCCCATAAACAAAGAAACTCGGTGCACGAGGAATCTGAATCACGTCGCCGCCCTGCAAAATAGCATTGTATTCGTAGTTTCCTTTTTCAAGCAGGTCTTCCAAATCAATGGCAATACGCAGTTGTTTACCCTTTTCATCAGGACGCAGTACATAGGCCGCACGTCCGGCATCAGCTGACGGACCGCCCGCCAGTGTCAACATATCCAGCAGTGTCGTCACATTCTGATGAATAGCATAGACGCCTGGAAGATTGACCGCACCAATAACAGAAATACGCAAACTGCGATATTCTTTAACCGAAACGGCGACACGGGGGTTTTGTATCAGATTACTGGACTCAAGTTCTTCCACCAGTGCCTGCTGAATTTCTTTAACGCTCTTATTAACGACATTCATCGCCCCGATAGATGGCAGAACAATGTCGCCAGTTTCTGATACGCGGAATTCCAGCGTTTCGGTTTTTTCTCCCATCTGCCATTCGAAAACGGAAATCTCCAACACATCATCAGGCCCCACGCGATAATCTTCATCCATGATGCTTTTTAACTTTTGCGTCTGACGGATCCATTCACGACTTTGTTCATCACTGAACTGCATAGGATCATCCGATGCAGTCATCGTATACGAACTAGTCTGCAATTTACCTGGACCAGATGCGGCACAACCGGCAAACATAGCAATGCCAGCTAAAGCTAGAATTCCAGAAAGAATTCTACATGAATTTTTTATATAACCATTATCACTCATCGGGGCTCCTTCGTTGTTTAGGAATACAGACACTAAAAAACGCGTCTAAACTACACGTCCTGCGCAAATAATCAAGCGCAAACTATTTACTGCCCGGATAATCTATGGGAACCTTGTCTGCACAGAGCGGACAAATCGACGGCTGCCACGTTTCCGGAGTCAGCTGCACCAAGCTAAACAAAGGCGCATCCACAGAGTGGTTTCCACCACTGCGATCAACAAGAATGCCCACGGCGGATACAACTCCACCACCCGCCCGCACAATATCGATCACTTCCTTTACGCGCCCGCCTCGTGTAACAACATCTTCCCCAATAAAATATCTCTTACCGGGTTCAATACAAAATCCACGGCGCAACACCAATACTCCATCTACTTTCTCTGCAAAGATATGAGGAAGTTCCAGCGCTCTGGCCATTTCATGACCGACGGGAATTCCGCCCAGTGCCGGCGAAATCACCATATCTGCGGCAAAAAACGGATCCGCTTCTTTCACTTTTTCAATCACTGCCCGACACAGCTGCTCTGCATACACCGGGTACATCAGTACCTTGGCGCACTGAAAAAATTCCGCGCTGTGCAACCCGGAGCGCAATTCGAAGTGCCCTTTTAAAAGAGCACCTGTCTTCAAAAAGATATCAAGTGCTTCCTGCTGGTTCATCGTTCACCTCGTGCGGCACGAAAACGGCGAATCAGCGAATTGGTCGATGAATCATGAGCCAGCACAGGAGCATCTTCCGCTTCGAGCTCAACAAGAATCTTCTTCGCCAGTACTTTACCCAATTCCACCCCCCATTGATCAAAGGAGAAAATATCCCAGATCATTCCCTGCGTAAAAATCTTGTGTTCGTACAGAGCGATCAGTTGTCCCAAAGCATCCGGCGTCAAACGATCCGCCAGCAGAGTGTTGGTAGGCTTATTGCCTTCAAAGGTCTTATGAGGCACCAATTCCTCCGCAACGCCTTCCGCACGACATGCCTCAGCTGTCTTTCCGAACGCTAACGCTTCCGTCTGCGCGAAGAAATTAGCCATGAGCTTATCATGATGATCACCAATCGGGTTTTGTGAATGCATCAGACCAATGAAATCGGCGGGAATCAGCTTTGTTCCCTGATGTATCAACTGATAAAAAGCGTGCTGACCATTGGTCCCCGGCTCACCCCAAACAATGGGCCCTGTCTGGTAATTCACACGACGCCCCTCGCGATCCACTGACTTCCCGTTACTTTCCATGTCCCCCTGCTGAAAATACGCGGCAAAGCGATGCATATACTGGTCGTACGGCAAAATCGCCAGCGTCTGCGAACCGAAGAAATTGTTGTACCATAGTCCCAACAAAGCCAATATCACCGGCATATTTTTCTCCAGCGGCGCAGTCCGAAAATGTTCATCCATCGTATGATATCCGCCGAGCAGAGCATTGAAATGGTCAGGGCCAATAGCAATCATCACCGGCAAACCAATAGCCGAACAAAGCGAATAACGACCACCCACCCAATTCCAAAAACGAAACATATTTGCCGTATCAATGCCAAATTCCGCCACTTTTTCCGTATTCGTTGACAGAGCAACAAAGTGGCTGGCAATGGCCGCCTCATCTTTCATTGACTCAAGAAACCAGCGGCGCGCCGACATCGCATTAGTCATGGTTTCCTGTGTCGTGAATGTCTTCGACGCAATGATAAACAATGTTTCGTCCGCATTCAACCCTCGTAACGCCTCGCTGACATGCGTTCCATCTACGTTCGATACAAATAAAACATTTAAATCACGATCTGCGTAACATTTCAGAGCCTCGTACACCATAACCGGACCTAAATCCGAACCGCCGATACCAATGTTAACGACATTTTTTATGCGTTTCCCCGTAAAGCCCTTCCATTCGCCAGATCGTACCTTGTTAGAAAATGCTATCATCTGCTCACGCACAGCATTTACTTCCGGCATTACATCTTTCCCATCCACAAGAATCGGGCGATTCGACATATTGCGTAAAGCCACATGCAGCACCGCGCGATTTTCCGTGCGATTTATTTTCTCCCCGCCAAACATCGCAGCGATTTCTGATTCAAGATCCACCGATTTTGCTAAATTCAACAACAGCTCCATCGTTTTATCATTAATGCGATTCTTTGAATAATCCAGATACCAAGCACCCGTCTCCATAACCATCCTTTCACCGCGCCGTGCATCCGCCGCAAAAAGATCGCTTATTTTCACTACTTTCATGTCATTATAGTGCGCATCTAATTCAATCCATTCTTTACGCTGCGTCAATATTTCTTTCATTTCAAAAAACTCCACTAGTTGAACCATTCTGAATCATAAACACGAGCCATACTCCACACCCGTCACGTCACATGGAAAACCGATGCAGAGGATGCTATTTTGAGTACGCCAAATCAAATTAAAAATGGAAATATGCCTATGCATATATTAATCTGACTTATTATTAATTTCTCCTTGACTTACAATCACACACACGCCACATTCACAGACATGAAACAGCGAATTAAAATGAAGCCATTGGCATACTACCACTGCATGAGCCGTATTGTTGGACGTCAAATGTTGCTGGGGGATGTGGAAAAAGAGCATATGCATCGATTAATCCGGCGAATCGAGGGGTTTACAGGTGTGCGTGTTCTGACTTACGCCATCATGACCAATCACGTACACCTGCTTCTTGAGGAGCCGGATCAGGATACGGTCATTTCGGATGATGTGTTTCGGCGGCGACTGACCTGTTTGTATTCCAAGGATGAAATCGACGAACTTTATGAGTGCTGGAGCCTTTGGGAGCTCGACGGCTGCGCCGCAGCTGTACGGGAAGATAAACAGCGATACATGAATAGAATGCACGACATCAGTGAATTCATGAAACAATTAAAACAACGGTTTTCTCGTTGGTACAACAAACGAAATCAACGTTCCGGTGCTTTGTGGGACACACGATTCAAGAGTGTTTTAGTGGAAGCAGGAACCCCGCTGAGAGTTGTGGCGGCCTATATCGAAATGAATCCGGTGCGGGCGGGCATGGTTAAAGAACCTCAGCATTATCGCTTTGGCGGGTTCGGCGAAGCATTGGGCGGCGGAATGGCGGCACGTGACGGCCTTCGCAAAATTGCCGCATGGATAGAACCGAACGTAACGACCTGGAGCGAAGTATCGTCGCACTATTTGGAGCGCATTCTGATGTACGACGAGGTGCGCACCCATCCGGAACAAGCATGTACGGATCATGATTTTCTGCGTAAAAAGCTGGGTGACCGAGCGGAACTGACCGCCCATGAACGGCTACTTTGTCGCAGCCGTTATTTCACTGATGGCAGGATTATTGGTGGAAAAGCCTTTGTTGAAGCTTTTTTTCAGGAAAATAAAGATTATTTCGGGCCTAAACGAACGAAAGGTTCGAAAAAAGTCAAAGGCGGCTGGCAGGATTTATTCGCTATTCGTGATTTGATGGACTGGCAGTCCTGATTTGCCCAAAATATAAAGTTCCAATCATTGGAACTTTCTAAACCCCAGGAAAAGGGATTCTACACGTATGTTTGTGGGTTTAATAAGTTGCTTATTGATCATCATTTATATCTACATTGGATATCCCGCACTGATCAGTTTATGGTCAAAGCTATGTTGCAAATCAGAGCAGGATGAATGCGTTTTCAGTGGTTGTACCGTGGTTATTGCGGCGCACAATGAAGCGACGCATGCAGAACGAAAGCTACATGAACTCTTGTCGGGAGACAACGGCCGGATGGTTCAGCGAATTGTGGTGATTTCTGACTGCTCGGATGATGGCACAACAGAACGTATTCGCTCATTAAATGACCCGCGTATCCATCTCATTGAGCAGGACATCCGATCGGG encodes the following:
- a CDS encoding polysaccharide biosynthesis tyrosine autokinase; this encodes MNQMDQDDVDFQQAGGDESEIHLWDYVGIVLRRLPMVIAVFSIILILGIIYTWTRTPLYEATSRVLVEASSVNLTGMQDAMEDGRMSQQAEFMNTQAELLKSQPVLEATFVKANLANDPVFGEMKNPVKALADSLEISILRRTSLIDVSISHPNPVYAARIVNAVIESYLDETRKRRQGISEEGIEELRRQADSLRQDLDVSTRALQDFMVKNNVVSFEKTQNIIIERLQDLSRNLTKIEPLRMGLQAKKQSADHAVEEGVSVDSLPDVIDSPVIRSLKIDLARLETEYSQKQERLGESHPQLAALRNEMQTLQMKIAFEASSILQSLGIQYNQAIEEERLAREALNEHKLEVFRMAELNSEYQLLQQSRTTIESAYNRIIKRIQEIDVNRMSRQGENVFVISKALVPQNPSWPRKMRNLAITIVLAMGMAVGLAFFVDYMDMTVKSDFDVRHMLKTDLLVGVPSAETDEKGKGAADLSALGNHRSQFAEAFRALRTVLGFRETTTALHAVAVTSTFPQEGKSIISINLAVAQAQVGKRTLLVDTDMRKPRLNKVFGMDNKKGLSNILIGDDSVRLDDVIMQTEVENLYFMPCGPIPPHPVELLEKPEFARLVAHVKERFDFVVFDTPPSHNLVDSMVIGKMIDGIMLVVRSFSTPKQAAKSVADRIHQATNIRLLGVILNNIDEPKSRGYYGGYYYGRYYGKYYKYEEDEKADRA
- a CDS encoding orotate phosphoribosyltransferase, which gives rise to MNQQEALDIFLKTGALLKGHFELRSGLHSAEFFQCAKVLMYPVYAEQLCRAVIEKVKEADPFFAADMVISPALGGIPVGHEMARALELPHIFAEKVDGVLVLRRGFCIEPGKRYFIGEDVVTRGGRVKEVIDIVRAGGGVVSAVGILVDRSGGNHSVDAPLFSLVQLTPETWQPSICPLCADKVPIDYPGSK
- a CDS encoding glucose-6-phosphate isomerase, producing the protein MKEILTQRKEWIELDAHYNDMKVVKISDLFAADARRGERMVMETGAWYLDYSKNRINDKTMELLLNLAKSVDLESEIAAMFGGEKINRTENRAVLHVALRNMSNRPILVDGKDVMPEVNAVREQMIAFSNKVRSGEWKGFTGKRIKNVVNIGIGGSDLGPVMVYEALKCYADRDLNVLFVSNVDGTHVSEALRGLNADETLFIIASKTFTTQETMTNAMSARRWFLESMKDEAAIASHFVALSTNTEKVAEFGIDTANMFRFWNWVGGRYSLCSAIGLPVMIAIGPDHFNALLGGYHTMDEHFRTAPLEKNMPVILALLGLWYNNFFGSQTLAILPYDQYMHRFAAYFQQGDMESNGKSVDREGRRVNYQTGPIVWGEPGTNGQHAFYQLIHQGTKLIPADFIGLMHSQNPIGDHHDKLMANFFAQTEALAFGKTAEACRAEGVAEELVPHKTFEGNKPTNTLLADRLTPDALGQLIALYEHKIFTQGMIWDIFSFDQWGVELGKVLAKKILVELEAEDAPVLAHDSSTNSLIRRFRAARGER